One segment of Streptomyces sp. TG1A-8 DNA contains the following:
- a CDS encoding NAD(P)/FAD-dependent oxidoreductase translates to MVKERARILVVGGGYVGMYTALRLQRRLKRELGRGEAEITVVTPEPYMTYQPFLPEAAAGSISPRHVVVPLRRVLDRCRIIIGEVTSIDHAVRTAAVTTLATKEEGGAAELLGYDELVLAPGSVSRTLPVPGLAEHGIGFRTVEEAIRLRNHVIEQMDIASSTRDPSVRDAALTFVFVGGGYAGVEALGELQDMARYAARYYHNVRPGDMRWILVEAAGRILPEVGEELGRYTVTQLRRRNVQVLLDTRLESCADRVAVLSDGQRFPTRTVVWTAGVKPHPVLAATDLPRTGRGRLKCTAELTVDGAPHAWAAGDAAAVPDVTAAEPGTETAPNAQHAVRQARVLGDNIVHALRGEPLETYAHRYVGSVASLGLHKGVAQVYGRKLKGYPAWFMHRAYHLSRVPTFNRKARVLAEWTLAGLFKREIVSLGSLEHPRAEFERAAGEKPPHSPSDDPKGSS, encoded by the coding sequence ATGGTGAAGGAACGTGCGCGCATTCTGGTCGTCGGCGGCGGCTACGTCGGGATGTACACGGCCCTGCGTCTCCAGCGGAGGCTGAAGCGGGAGCTCGGGCGGGGAGAGGCGGAGATCACCGTCGTCACTCCCGAGCCCTACATGACGTACCAGCCCTTCCTCCCCGAGGCGGCCGCCGGCTCGATCTCCCCGCGCCACGTCGTCGTACCGCTGCGCCGCGTCCTGGACCGGTGCCGGATCATCATCGGCGAGGTGACCTCCATCGACCACGCGGTGCGCACCGCGGCCGTCACCACGCTCGCCACCAAGGAGGAGGGCGGGGCCGCCGAGCTCCTCGGCTACGACGAGCTCGTCCTCGCCCCCGGCTCGGTCTCCCGCACCCTGCCCGTGCCCGGCCTCGCCGAGCACGGCATCGGCTTCAGGACCGTCGAGGAGGCCATCCGCCTGCGCAACCACGTCATCGAGCAGATGGACATCGCCTCCTCCACCCGGGACCCCTCGGTCCGCGACGCCGCCCTCACCTTCGTCTTCGTCGGCGGCGGCTACGCCGGCGTCGAGGCGCTCGGCGAACTGCAGGACATGGCCCGCTACGCCGCGCGCTACTACCACAACGTCCGCCCCGGGGACATGCGCTGGATCCTCGTGGAGGCCGCCGGCCGCATCCTCCCCGAGGTCGGCGAGGAGCTGGGCCGCTACACCGTCACCCAGCTGCGCCGCCGCAACGTCCAGGTCCTGCTGGACACCCGCCTGGAGTCCTGCGCCGACCGCGTCGCCGTCCTCAGCGACGGCCAGCGCTTCCCCACCCGTACGGTCGTGTGGACCGCCGGCGTCAAACCGCACCCGGTGCTCGCCGCCACCGACCTGCCCCGCACCGGACGGGGCCGCCTCAAGTGCACCGCCGAACTGACCGTCGACGGGGCCCCGCACGCGTGGGCCGCGGGCGACGCCGCCGCCGTCCCCGACGTCACCGCCGCCGAGCCCGGCACCGAGACCGCGCCCAACGCCCAGCACGCGGTCCGCCAGGCCAGGGTCCTCGGCGACAACATCGTGCACGCCCTGCGCGGCGAGCCGCTGGAGACGTACGCGCACAGGTACGTCGGCTCCGTCGCCTCCCTCGGCCTGCACAAGGGCGTCGCCCAGGTCTACGGACGCAAGCTGAAGGGCTACCCGGCCTGGTTCATGCACCGCGCCTACCACCTCAGCAGGGTGCCGACCTTCAACCGCAAGGCCCGCGTCCTCGCCGAGTGGACCCTGGCCGGGCTCTTCAAGCGGGAGATCGTCTCGCTCGGTTCGCTGGAGCACCCCCGGGCGGAGTTCGAACGCGCGGCCGGGGAGAAGCCCCCTCACAGTCCTTCGGACGACCCGAAGGGGTCGTCCTGA
- a CDS encoding SpoIIE family protein phosphatase, with translation MNFTRWSARLPGTQRRAAARTEQAVTPDRRGEGAVPAARTERPAEGTPPVPAVDELPARDVLDRVPALVALVHGPDHRIAYVNGAYEAAFGARPPGAAARDGLPELAELGLLPLLDQVLRSGRPRTLKSRKAVDGRSYTFTCTPVADGGARDGAVLVFATDVTDHAEAAGRLRASERRQRETAVTLQRSLLPQELEQPDDLRIAATYHPGGTEAAVGGDWYDVITLGGGRTALVIGDVMGRGVRAAAVMGQLRTAVRAYARLDLPPHEVLQLLDGLATEIDANQIATCVYAVHDPNEGRLVYATAGHLPILVRDANGTVLRADEPTGPPLGTGGWIHTSGSIALGPGATAVLYTDGLVERRDEDLDEGIASLERALAGATGSPQVVCDRLVRSAGVTADHDDDVAVLVLQHPARTGPEGDLFRNAVLELLGGVEAAPRARAFASGVLTSWRFPAELHDLGVLATSELVANSLQHGIPPMRLRLRRTDRRLIVEVTDGDDRLPRRRRAEPADESGRGIAIVATIASHWGSRRTPGGGKAVWCEFLLPKA, from the coding sequence GTGAACTTCACGCGCTGGAGCGCCCGGCTCCCCGGAACGCAGCGCCGCGCCGCAGCGCGGACCGAGCAGGCTGTCACCCCGGACCGGCGGGGGGAAGGCGCCGTGCCCGCGGCCCGCACCGAACGGCCGGCCGAGGGCACACCGCCCGTGCCCGCCGTGGACGAACTGCCCGCGCGCGACGTCCTGGACCGCGTGCCGGCCCTCGTCGCCCTGGTCCACGGCCCCGACCACCGCATCGCCTACGTCAACGGCGCCTACGAGGCCGCCTTCGGCGCCCGCCCCCCGGGCGCCGCCGCCCGCGACGGGCTGCCCGAACTGGCCGAACTGGGCCTGCTCCCGCTCCTGGACCAGGTGCTGCGCAGCGGCAGGCCCCGCACGCTGAAGTCCCGCAAGGCCGTCGACGGCCGCTCCTACACCTTCACCTGCACCCCCGTGGCCGACGGCGGCGCCCGCGACGGCGCGGTCCTCGTCTTCGCCACCGACGTCACCGACCACGCCGAGGCCGCCGGGCGCCTGCGCGCCAGCGAGCGCCGCCAGCGCGAGACCGCCGTCACCCTCCAGCGCTCCCTGCTCCCGCAGGAACTGGAGCAGCCCGACGACCTGCGCATCGCCGCCACCTATCACCCCGGCGGCACCGAGGCCGCGGTCGGCGGCGACTGGTACGACGTGATCACCCTCGGCGGCGGCCGGACGGCGCTCGTGATCGGCGACGTGATGGGCCGGGGCGTCCGCGCGGCGGCGGTCATGGGCCAGCTCCGCACGGCCGTCCGCGCCTACGCCCGCCTCGACCTGCCCCCGCACGAGGTGCTCCAGCTCCTCGACGGCCTCGCCACCGAGATCGACGCCAACCAGATCGCCACCTGCGTGTACGCCGTGCACGACCCGAACGAGGGCCGCCTGGTGTACGCCACCGCCGGCCACCTGCCCATCCTGGTCCGCGACGCGAACGGCACCGTCCTGCGCGCCGACGAACCCACCGGCCCGCCGCTCGGCACCGGCGGCTGGATCCACACCTCCGGCTCGATCGCGCTGGGCCCGGGCGCCACGGCGGTCCTCTACACGGACGGTCTGGTCGAGCGGCGCGACGAGGACCTGGACGAGGGCATCGCCTCCCTGGAGCGCGCCCTGGCCGGCGCGACCGGCAGCCCCCAGGTCGTCTGCGACCGCCTGGTCCGCTCGGCGGGGGTGACCGCCGACCACGACGACGACGTCGCCGTCCTCGTCCTCCAGCACCCCGCCCGTACGGGTCCCGAGGGGGACCTCTTCCGCAACGCGGTCCTGGAGCTCCTCGGCGGCGTGGAGGCGGCGCCCCGCGCGCGTGCGTTCGCCTCCGGTGTCCTGACGAGCTGGCGCTTCCCGGCCGAGCTGCACGACCTCGGTGTCCTGGCGACCAGCGAACTGGTCGCCAACTCGCTCCAGCACGGCATCCCGCCGATGCGCCTGCGCCTGCGCCGCACCGACCGCCGCCTGATCGTCGAGGTCACCGACGGCGACGACCGCCTGCCGCGCCGGCGCCGGGCGGAGCCCGCCGACGAGTCGGGCCGGGGCATCGCCATCGTCGCCACGATCGCCTCCCACTGGGGGTCCCGAAGAACCCCGGGCGGCGGGAAGGCGGTCTGGTGCGAGTTCCTGCTGCCGAAGGCATAG
- a CDS encoding MFS transporter, protein MRRIHVGNALSAFGLGFTVPYLYVYVAQVRGLGATTAGLVLAVFAVAALVVLPFAGRAIVRRGPLPVLLAALVLAALGALSLGLAGSAATVLLSAAALGAGQAVMQPALATMIVDCSTAGTRSRAFATQFFLQNLGLGTGGLIGGHLVDTSRVSSFTLLFAIEAAVFLLLAVVLSTVRTPHSPRIPDAPVAASRGSWKQLLGNRAMVQLCVLGFVLFFACYGQFESGLSAYGVEAAGMSTSALGTALAANTLMIVVAQFAVLKFVERRRRSRVIAGVGLVWALAWVAAGYAGLGHGGQEMATAAFVSTYALFGLGEAMLSPTLAPLVADLSPEGMAGQYNSAFALVKQLALAVGPAVGGPLAASLHGPYVVTFLLFSLGITVLALRLGRRLTVAQDQPWAAARGRVVARGGAPAESVAA, encoded by the coding sequence ATGCGCCGGATCCACGTGGGCAACGCACTCAGCGCGTTCGGGCTCGGTTTCACGGTCCCCTACCTGTACGTCTACGTGGCGCAGGTACGGGGTCTGGGGGCCACGACGGCGGGACTCGTGCTCGCGGTCTTCGCCGTGGCCGCGCTGGTCGTGCTGCCGTTCGCCGGCCGGGCGATCGTGCGGCGCGGCCCGCTGCCGGTCCTGCTCGCCGCCCTGGTCCTGGCCGCGCTGGGCGCCCTGAGCCTGGGGCTCGCGGGCAGCGCCGCCACGGTGCTGCTGTCGGCGGCGGCGCTCGGGGCGGGACAGGCCGTGATGCAGCCGGCGCTGGCGACGATGATCGTGGACTGCTCGACGGCCGGGACGCGGTCGCGGGCGTTCGCGACGCAGTTCTTCCTGCAGAACCTGGGACTCGGGACGGGCGGCCTCATCGGCGGCCACCTCGTCGACACGTCCCGGGTGTCCTCCTTCACCCTCCTCTTCGCGATCGAGGCGGCGGTGTTCCTGCTGCTGGCCGTGGTGCTGTCGACGGTGCGGACGCCGCACTCCCCGCGGATCCCGGACGCGCCGGTCGCCGCGTCGCGGGGCAGCTGGAAGCAGCTGCTCGGGAACCGGGCGATGGTGCAGCTGTGCGTGCTGGGCTTCGTGCTGTTCTTCGCCTGCTACGGGCAGTTCGAGTCGGGGCTGAGCGCGTACGGCGTGGAGGCCGCGGGGATGTCCACCTCCGCGCTGGGTACGGCGCTGGCCGCGAACACCCTGATGATCGTGGTCGCGCAGTTCGCCGTGCTGAAGTTCGTCGAGCGGCGGCGGCGCTCGCGGGTCATCGCCGGTGTGGGGCTCGTCTGGGCCCTGGCGTGGGTCGCGGCGGGGTACGCGGGACTCGGGCACGGCGGCCAGGAGATGGCCACGGCCGCGTTCGTGTCGACGTACGCGCTGTTCGGGCTCGGTGAGGCGATGCTGTCGCCGACCCTCGCCCCGCTGGTCGCGGATCTGTCGCCGGAGGGGATGGCCGGACAGTACAACTCGGCGTTCGCGCTGGTCAAGCAGTTGGCCCTGGCTGTCGGGCCGGCGGTGGGCGGACCGCTGGCGGCTTCGCTGCACGGACCGTACGTCGTGACCTTCCTGCTGTTCTCGCTGGGGATCACGGTGCTCGCGCTGCGGCTGGGACGGCGGCTCACCGTCGCCCAGGACCAGCCGTGGGCCGCCGCGCGGGGCCGGGTCGTCGCCCGGGGCGGAGCGCCCGCGGAGTCCGTGGCGGCGTAG
- a CDS encoding MarR family winged helix-turn-helix transcriptional regulator has translation MADTPGATEPTLEEQIAAYQREFQDLDPQVEKIVSALSRLNRRMNVAYGRQTAALGISNAEWEVLKALVLSGAPYRMGPGELAKRLGLTPAAMTHRIDRMVAEGLVTRERDESNRVRVIVELTPEGREKWLEAMRLATVFEEELLQDLTPAERAVLDEVLTRLLRRVEHAQPDAGGRLTDLD, from the coding sequence ATGGCCGACACTCCCGGCGCCACAGAGCCGACGCTCGAAGAGCAGATCGCCGCCTACCAGCGCGAGTTCCAGGACCTCGATCCCCAGGTCGAGAAGATCGTGTCGGCCCTGTCCCGCCTGAACCGCCGGATGAACGTGGCCTACGGCCGCCAGACCGCCGCCCTCGGCATCAGCAACGCCGAGTGGGAGGTGCTCAAGGCCCTCGTCCTGTCCGGCGCCCCCTACCGCATGGGGCCCGGCGAGCTCGCCAAGCGGCTCGGCCTCACCCCGGCCGCGATGACCCACCGGATCGACCGCATGGTCGCCGAGGGACTGGTCACCCGGGAGCGCGACGAGTCCAACCGCGTACGGGTGATCGTCGAGCTGACTCCCGAGGGTCGCGAGAAGTGGCTCGAGGCGATGCGTCTGGCGACCGTCTTCGAGGAGGAGCTGCTCCAGGACCTCACTCCCGCGGAGCGGGCGGTCCTCGACGAGGTCCTGACCAGGCTCCTGCGCCGTGTGGAACACGCCCAGCCGGACGCCGGCGGCCGCCTCACCGACCTGGACTGA
- a CDS encoding cysteine hydrolase family protein, with the protein MTTLSDRPRSALLIIDVQNGVVAGAHRRDEVIANIGTLLGRARAADVPVVWVQHSDEELRSGSGPWQYVPELVRRDTEPLVAKHYGDSFEDTDLEAVLAERKVGRLVVTGAQTDMCVRSTLHGAVVRGYDATLVADAHTTEDLTRYGAPAPEQVIAHTNLYWRWHSAPGRRCGTVGTADVTF; encoded by the coding sequence GTGACCACGCTTTCCGACCGCCCCCGCAGCGCACTGCTCATCATCGACGTCCAGAACGGAGTGGTGGCCGGCGCCCACCGCCGGGACGAGGTCATCGCGAACATCGGCACCCTCCTCGGCAGGGCCCGCGCCGCGGACGTGCCGGTGGTCTGGGTGCAGCACTCCGACGAGGAGCTCAGGTCCGGCAGCGGGCCCTGGCAGTACGTCCCGGAGCTGGTCCGCCGCGACACCGAACCCCTCGTCGCCAAGCACTACGGGGACTCCTTCGAGGACACCGATCTGGAGGCCGTGCTGGCCGAGCGGAAGGTGGGCCGACTCGTCGTCACCGGCGCCCAGACCGACATGTGCGTCCGTTCGACCCTGCACGGGGCCGTCGTCCGCGGCTACGACGCGACCCTGGTCGCCGACGCCCACACGACGGAGGACCTCACCCGGTACGGTGCCCCCGCCCCGGAGCAGGTGATCGCGCACACGAACCTGTACTGGAGGTGGCACAGCGCACCCGGCCGCCGGTGCGGGACCGTCGGCACGGCCGACGTCACCTTCTGA